Proteins from a genomic interval of Arvicola amphibius chromosome 10, mArvAmp1.2, whole genome shotgun sequence:
- the Abhd11 gene encoding protein ABHD11 — MLRWARAWRVPRGKLGAFSPRCSALPVAFSSSRSRGLGNAETRPLPLSYNLLDGEATLPAIVFLHGLFGSKTNFNSIAKAMVQRTGRRVLTVDARNHGDSPHNPDASYEAMSQDLQVLLPQLGLVPCVLVGHSMGGKTAMLLALQRPDVVERLVAVDISPVGTTPGSYLGGYIAAMKAAEIPEKVPHSQARKLVDEQLSATVKDPAIRRFLLTNLVEVDGRFSWRVNLETLAQHLDKILTFPQQLESYSGPTLFLIGGNSRYVQPSHHSEIRRLFPQAQIQTVPNAGHWVHSDKPQDFMDAISSFLA, encoded by the exons ATGCTCCGCTGGGCGCGAGCGTGGAGGGTCCCCCGTGGGAAGCTTGGTGCCTTTTCTCCCAGATGCTCGGCGTTGCCTGTCGCCTTCAGTAGCAGCCGCAGTAGAGGACTAGGAAACGCCGAAACGAG GCCGCTGCCGCTCTCCTATAACCTTCTAGATGGAGAGGCGACACTCCCAGCCATCGTCTTTTTGCATGGACTCTTCGGCAGCAAAACCAACTTCAACTCCATCGCCAAGGCGATGGTCCAAAGAACCGGCAGGAGG GTGTTGACAGTGGATGCTCGGAACCATGGTGACAGTCCCCACAATCCAGATGCAAGCTACGAGGCCATGAGTCAGGACCTTCAGGTCCTCCTGCCACAGCTGGGCCTGGTGCCCTGTGTCCTCGTTGGCCACAGCATGGGAGGAAAGACAGCCATGCTGCTGGCACTGCAGAGG CCAGATGTTGTGGAGCGATTGGTTGCTGTAGACATAAGCCCAGTAGGAACCACACCTGGATCATATCTAGGAGGCTACATAGCAGCCATGAAGGCCGCTGAGATCCCGGAGAAGGTGCCGCACTCCCAGGCCCGAAAACTGGTAGATGAACAACTTAGCGCCACTGTCAAG GACCCAGCCATTCGGAGGTTCCTGCTCACTAACCTGGTGGAGGTAGACGGGCGGTTCTCTTGGAGAGTGAACTTGGAGACTTTAGCTCAGCACCTGGACAAGATTCTGACCTTCCCACAGCAACTTGAATCCTACTCGGGGCCAACTCTCTTTCTGATTGGTGGAAATTCTAGATATGTACA ACCCAGCCACCACTCAGAGATTAGGCGTCTCTTTCCTCAAGCCCAGATTCAGACCGTGCCTAATGCTGGCCACTGGGTCCACAGTGACAAACCCCAAGACTTCATGGATGCCATCAGCAGCTTCTTGGCCTAA